One window of the Fusobacterium animalis 7_1 genome contains the following:
- a CDS encoding coproporphyrinogen III oxidase, which yields MLIETNIEVNLRSIEEFTRVMVSELLEDKISFEILKENNLIKIKVKSEKLNKNTEFSYIDLENKVEDQVLTMCKISLLKLLDKKYDWGSLMGVRPTKVLRRLLINGCDYKEARKILKDFYLVTDEKINLMETVVKKELELLDKEHINLYIGIPFCPTKCKYCSFASYEINGGVGRFYNDFVETLLREIKIIGDFLKTYNKKVSSIYFGGGTPSTLTEDDLERVLRKLLENIDMSDVKEFTFEAGREDSLNIKKLEIMKKYSVDRMSLNPQSFNLETLKRVNRRFNRENFDLIFKEAKKLGFIINMDLIIGLPEETTEEILNTLRQLKDYDIDNLTIHCLAFKRASKLFKESQERNAIDRALIEEHIQKIVEEKSMKPYYMYRQKNIIEWGENIGYSREGKESIFNIEMIEENQNTMALGGGGISKIVIEERNGIDYIERYVNPKDPALYIRELDKRCKEKIEMFKKEKI from the coding sequence TTGTTAATAGAAACAAATATAGAAGTAAATTTAAGAAGTATAGAAGAATTTACTAGGGTGATGGTATCAGAACTTTTAGAAGATAAAATTAGTTTTGAAATTTTAAAAGAAAATAATTTAATAAAAATAAAAGTTAAGTCTGAAAAATTAAATAAAAATACAGAGTTTTCTTATATAGATTTAGAGAATAAAGTAGAAGATCAAGTTTTAACTATGTGCAAAATAAGTTTATTAAAACTTTTAGATAAAAAATATGATTGGGGTTCTCTTATGGGAGTACGACCAACAAAGGTTTTAAGGAGACTTTTAATTAATGGCTGCGATTATAAAGAGGCTAGGAAGATTTTAAAAGATTTCTATTTGGTTACAGATGAGAAAATAAATCTTATGGAAACTGTTGTAAAAAAAGAGTTAGAGCTTTTAGATAAAGAGCATATAAACTTGTATATAGGGATACCTTTTTGTCCCACCAAATGTAAATATTGTTCTTTTGCTTCCTATGAAATAAATGGAGGAGTAGGAAGATTTTATAATGATTTTGTAGAAACCCTTTTAAGAGAAATAAAAATAATAGGAGATTTTTTAAAGACATATAATAAAAAAGTATCTTCTATATATTTTGGTGGAGGAACTCCAAGTACACTGACAGAAGATGATTTAGAACGAGTTTTAAGAAAATTACTTGAAAATATAGATATGTCTGATGTAAAAGAATTTACTTTTGAAGCAGGTAGAGAAGACAGTTTAAATATTAAAAAATTAGAAATAATGAAAAAATATTCTGTTGATAGAATGAGTTTAAATCCTCAATCATTTAATTTAGAAACTTTAAAAAGAGTTAATAGAAGATTTAACAGAGAAAATTTTGACTTAATTTTTAAAGAGGCTAAAAAATTAGGTTTCATAATAAATATGGACTTAATAATAGGTTTACCAGAAGAAACAACGGAAGAAATTTTAAATACTTTAAGGCAGTTAAAAGATTACGATATAGATAATTTAACTATACATTGTTTAGCATTTAAAAGAGCTTCAAAATTATTTAAGGAAAGTCAAGAAAGAAATGCTATTGATAGAGCCTTAATTGAAGAACATATACAAAAAATAGTTGAAGAAAAGTCTATGAAGCCTTATTATATGTATAGACAAAAAAATATTATTGAATGGGGAGAAAATATAGGCTATTCAAGAGAAGGAAAAGAAAGTATTTTTAATATTGAAATGATAGAGGAAAATCAAAATACTATGGCACTAGGTGGAGGGGGAATTAGTAAGATAGTTATAGAAGAAAGAAATGGGATAGACTATATAGAAAGATATGTAAACCCAAAAGATCCTGCACTGTATATAAGAGAATTAGATAAGAGATGTAAAGAAAAAATAGAGATGTTTAAGAAGGAGAAGATATGA
- a CDS encoding type IV pilus twitching motility protein PilT has protein sequence MNIEKIFNYAKEKNISDIHLIEGEKIYFRKDGKIIEYSGTDTVSKEELLEICNGKIEEDFAYTDTKNERYRVNSFLTRGKLALVIRIINKEPIKLKGKFINKLIDEKILSLKDGLVLVTGITGSGKSTTLANIIEKFNENKNLKILTIEDPIEYIFENKKSLIIQRELGKDVESFEKALKSSLRQDPDVIILGEIRDEESLYSALKLAETGHLVFSTLHTMNTVESVNRLISMVRTEKKDFIREQLASVLRFILSQELYRGKKTVPIFEVLNNTKAVANLILNNKLNQIPTLIESGIENFMITKAKYLKNLETESD, from the coding sequence ATGAATATAGAAAAAATATTTAATTATGCAAAAGAAAAGAATATTTCAGATATACATCTAATTGAAGGTGAAAAAATTTATTTTAGAAAAGATGGGAAAATAATAGAATATAGTGGTACTGACACAGTAAGTAAAGAGGAGCTTTTAGAAATTTGTAATGGAAAAATTGAAGAAGATTTTGCCTATACTGATACTAAAAATGAAAGATACAGAGTAAACTCTTTTCTTACAAGGGGTAAATTAGCCTTAGTTATAAGAATAATAAATAAAGAGCCTATAAAACTTAAAGGAAAATTTATCAATAAATTAATTGATGAGAAAATTTTATCCTTGAAAGATGGCTTAGTTTTAGTAACAGGGATTACAGGAAGTGGTAAATCAACAACTCTTGCTAATATAATAGAAAAATTTAATGAAAATAAAAATTTAAAAATTTTAACAATAGAAGACCCTATTGAGTACATTTTTGAAAATAAAAAATCTTTGATTATTCAAAGGGAATTAGGAAAAGATGTTGAAAGTTTTGAAAAGGCTTTAAAAAGTTCACTAAGACAGGATCCAGATGTTATAATACTTGGAGAAATTAGAGATGAAGAAAGTTTGTATTCGGCTTTAAAATTAGCAGAAACAGGACATTTAGTTTTCTCAACCTTACATACTATGAATACAGTTGAAAGTGTGAATAGATTAATTTCTATGGTAAGAACTGAGAAAAAGGATTTCATAAGGGAGCAATTAGCCTCTGTTTTAAGATTTATACTTTCACAAGAATTGTATAGAGGGAAAAAGACTGTACCAATTTTTGAAGTTTTAAACAATACTAAGGCAGTGGCAAATTTAATTTTAAACAATAAATTAAATCAAATTCCTACTCTTATTGAAAGTGGAATAGAAAATTTTATGATAACAAAGGCAAAATATTTAAAAAATTTAGAAACAGAGAGTGATTAA
- a CDS encoding YifB family Mg chelatase-like AAA ATPase yields MKKKIFTSSYLGLESYLVEVEVDISRGLPMFSIVGMGDTAILESKFRVKAALKNSNYEIAPQKIVVNLSPAGIKKEGAQFDLPIALGIILEMKLLKDKRDIFKNYLFVGELSLDGEVKGVSGTINSVILAKEKGFKGIVVPYENRNEASLIDGVDIVAVKNVSDVINFIENGVKLEFEKINLVKTEEDILDFSDVKGQYFAKRAMEISAAGGHNILLIGSPGSGKSMLAKRMIGILPEMTESEIIESTKIYSVAGELSEKNPIISKRPVRMPHHSTTLAAMVGGGKKALPGEISLASNGILILDEMSEFKHSVLEALRQPLEDGYVSITRAMYRVEFRSNFILVGTSNPCPCGNLYEGNCKCSATEIERYTKKLSGPILDRIDLVIQIKRLSEEELVNDKKEESSADIRKRVIKAREIQTKRYGEAKTNSKMSQEELKKYCIIKEEDKRFLISALENLQISARVYDKILKIARTIADLAGEKEISRKHLLEAISFKNNRK; encoded by the coding sequence ATGAAGAAAAAGATTTTTACAAGTAGCTATCTAGGATTAGAATCATATTTAGTTGAAGTAGAAGTTGATATTTCAAGAGGTTTACCTATGTTTTCAATAGTTGGTATGGGAGATACAGCTATACTTGAAAGTAAGTTTAGAGTAAAAGCAGCTTTAAAAAATTCTAATTATGAGATAGCTCCTCAAAAGATAGTTGTTAATTTATCCCCAGCAGGTATTAAAAAAGAAGGAGCACAGTTTGATTTACCAATAGCTTTGGGTATAATTTTAGAGATGAAACTTTTAAAAGATAAAAGAGATATATTTAAAAATTATCTTTTTGTTGGAGAATTATCTTTAGATGGAGAAGTAAAAGGTGTGAGTGGAACAATAAATAGTGTAATTCTTGCAAAAGAAAAAGGTTTTAAAGGAATAGTAGTTCCTTATGAAAATAGAAATGAAGCAAGTTTGATAGATGGTGTAGATATAGTTGCTGTTAAAAATGTATCTGATGTTATAAATTTTATAGAAAATGGAGTTAAGTTAGAATTTGAAAAAATAAATTTAGTTAAAACAGAAGAAGATATTTTAGATTTTTCTGATGTTAAAGGTCAATATTTTGCAAAAAGAGCAATGGAAATTTCAGCAGCAGGAGGGCATAATATACTTTTAATAGGTAGTCCAGGTTCAGGAAAATCTATGCTTGCCAAAAGAATGATAGGTATACTTCCAGAAATGACTGAAAGTGAGATTATTGAAAGTACAAAAATATATAGTGTTGCAGGAGAATTATCTGAAAAAAATCCTATAATATCAAAAAGACCTGTAAGAATGCCTCATCATAGTACGACACTTGCAGCTATGGTAGGTGGTGGAAAAAAAGCTCTACCAGGTGAAATCAGTTTGGCAAGTAATGGAATTTTAATACTTGATGAAATGAGTGAGTTTAAACATTCTGTCTTAGAAGCATTAAGACAGCCTTTGGAAGATGGCTATGTAAGTATAACAAGAGCTATGTATAGAGTAGAATTTAGAAGTAACTTTATTTTAGTTGGAACAAGTAATCCTTGTCCTTGTGGGAATCTATATGAGGGAAATTGTAAATGCTCAGCCACAGAAATAGAAAGATATACTAAAAAATTATCTGGTCCTATTTTAGATAGAATAGATTTAGTTATACAAATAAAAAGATTGAGTGAAGAAGAATTAGTAAACGATAAAAAGGAAGAAAGTTCAGCTGATATAAGGAAAAGAGTTATAAAAGCTAGAGAAATTCAAACTAAAAGATATGGAGAAGCTAAAACTAATTCAAAAATGAGTCAGGAAGAATTAAAAAAATATTGTATAATAAAAGAAGAAGATAAAAGATTTTTAATATCTGCCTTAGAAAATTTACAAATTTCTGCAAGGGTCTATGATAAAATTTTAAAAATAGCAAGAACAATAGCAGATTTAGCAGGAGAGAAAGAAATAAGTAGAAAACACTTATTAGAAGCAATCTCATTTAAAAATAATAGAAAATAG
- a CDS encoding manganese efflux pump MntP family protein — protein sequence MSTIGVLITALALAMDAMSLSIYQGIASTESQKKQNFLKIVLTFGIFQFAMALVGSLSGTLFIHYISLYSKYVSFAIFLFLGLMMLKEALKKEEMKYEEKYLDFKTLIIMGIATSLDSLLVGLTFSILPFYQTFLYTVEIGIVTAIIAGLGFILGEKFGNILGQKSHFLGAALLIFIAINILF from the coding sequence ATGTCAACTATTGGTGTATTAATAACAGCCTTAGCACTTGCTATGGATGCTATGTCCCTTTCTATTTATCAAGGGATAGCTTCAACAGAATCTCAAAAGAAACAAAATTTTTTAAAAATTGTATTAACTTTTGGAATTTTCCAATTTGCTATGGCATTAGTGGGTTCATTATCAGGAACTTTATTCATACACTATATCTCATTATACTCAAAATATGTTTCATTTGCTATCTTTTTATTTTTAGGGCTTATGATGTTGAAAGAAGCCTTAAAAAAAGAAGAAATGAAATATGAAGAAAAATATTTAGATTTTAAAACTTTAATTATAATGGGAATTGCTACAAGTTTGGACTCTTTATTGGTTGGATTGACATTTTCAATTTTACCTTTTTACCAAACTTTTTTATATACAGTTGAAATTGGGATTGTAACTGCTATAATAGCTGGATTAGGGTTTATATTAGGAGAAAAATTTGGAAATATATTAGGACAAAAATCTCATTTTTTAGGAGCTGCTCTTTTAATCTTTATAGCAATAAATATTTTATTTTAA
- the nusB gene encoding transcription antitermination factor NusB: MSKNFEEQEKKAKGGIRLAREEVFKLVFGAELTGSSSDELKQDFSIYLQNDEEFINALSEKQLEFIKNSINGIVENYDNIKDVIKKNTQNWTYERIGVIERSLLIVGTYEFLIKNTPIEVIANEIVELAKEYGNEKSYEFINGILANIEKAKNKGTI, from the coding sequence ATGAGTAAAAATTTTGAAGAACAAGAGAAAAAAGCAAAAGGTGGAATAAGATTAGCAAGAGAAGAAGTGTTCAAATTAGTCTTTGGAGCTGAGCTAACTGGATCAAGTTCTGATGAACTAAAACAAGATTTTAGCATATATTTGCAAAATGATGAAGAATTTATAAATGCTCTAAGTGAAAAACAATTAGAGTTTATAAAAAATTCTATCAATGGAATAGTTGAGAATTATGATAACATCAAAGATGTTATCAAGAAAAATACTCAAAATTGGACTTATGAAAGAATTGGAGTTATTGAAAGAAGTTTATTGATTGTTGGAACTTATGAGTTTTTAATAAAAAATACTCCTATTGAAGTCATTGCTAATGAAATAGTTGAATTGGCAAAAGAGTATGGAAATGAAAAATCTTATGAGTTTATAAATGGTATTTTGGCAAATATAGAAAAAGCAAAAAATAAAGGAACTATTTAA
- a CDS encoding DUF2273 domain-containing protein, whose protein sequence is MPDNILEILLEKIINNWKKVYGAILGFIVGLTVINYGILKAIVVFAFAFIGYKLGDSSFTGGIKKIILKRLKED, encoded by the coding sequence ATGCCAGATAATATTTTAGAAATTTTATTAGAAAAAATTATTAATAACTGGAAAAAAGTTTATGGAGCTATTCTAGGCTTTATAGTTGGACTTACAGTGATTAATTATGGAATTTTAAAAGCTATTGTTGTATTTGCTTTTGCTTTTATAGGCTATAAGCTAGGAGATTCTTCATTTACAGGAGGAATAAAGAAAATTATTTTAAAAAGATTAAAAGAGGATTAA
- the amaP gene encoding alkaline shock response membrane anchor protein AmaP: MFKKIIFFFAWVGIFIIALISLNYVLLPGQFFFDNPYTANTTTFEYKMVILVVASLYIFICLCKFFSLFERKKDYQRKTENGTLKISRATINNYVNDLLRKDPDITGIKTTSELKGNKFLIYIKCELLGKVNIADKIAQLQNLIKRDLNENIGVEVNKVIVNISKIEAREINRETETVKETSNIPNDEVSEDVEVSD; the protein is encoded by the coding sequence ATGTTTAAAAAAATAATATTTTTCTTTGCTTGGGTAGGAATATTTATAATAGCCTTAATAAGTTTAAACTATGTACTTTTACCTGGACAATTCTTCTTTGATAATCCATATACAGCAAATACAACCACATTTGAATATAAAATGGTTATACTTGTTGTAGCTTCTTTATATATTTTTATATGTCTATGTAAGTTTTTTAGTCTTTTTGAAAGAAAAAAAGATTATCAAAGAAAAACAGAAAATGGAACATTAAAAATTTCAAGAGCTACAATTAATAATTATGTGAATGATTTATTAAGAAAAGATCCAGATATTACAGGAATAAAGACAACAAGTGAACTAAAAGGAAATAAATTTTTAATTTATATTAAATGTGAATTGTTAGGTAAGGTTAATATAGCTGATAAGATAGCTCAACTTCAAAATTTAATTAAAAGAGATTTAAATGAAAATATTGGTGTTGAAGTAAATAAGGTTATAGTTAATATTTCTAAAATAGAGGCAAGAGAAATAAATAGAGAAACAGAAACAGTTAAGGAAACTTCTAATATCCCTAATGATGAAGTTAGCGAGGATGTAGAGGTGAGTGATTGA
- a CDS encoding Asp23/Gls24 family envelope stress response protein, whose product MSELGNIRIADDVVKTIAAKAAVDVEGVYKLAGGVVDEVSKMLGKKRPTNGVKVEVGEVECSIEVYLVIKYGYKIPEVAEEVQKAVLEEVSNLTGLKVVEVNVYVQNVRMEETEETTEEFEN is encoded by the coding sequence ATGTCAGAATTAGGAAACATAAGAATAGCAGATGATGTAGTAAAAACAATAGCGGCAAAAGCAGCAGTAGATGTAGAAGGTGTTTATAAACTAGCTGGTGGAGTTGTGGATGAAGTTAGTAAGATGTTAGGTAAAAAAAGACCAACTAATGGAGTTAAAGTTGAAGTTGGAGAAGTAGAATGTAGCATAGAAGTTTATTTAGTTATTAAATATGGATATAAGATTCCAGAAGTTGCAGAAGAAGTTCAAAAAGCAGTTTTAGAAGAAGTATCAAATTTAACTGGATTAAAAGTTGTTGAAGTTAATGTTTATGTACAAAATGTAAGAATGGAAGAAACAGAAGAAACAACTGAGGAATTTGAAAATTAA
- the rpsB gene encoding 30S ribosomal protein S2, protein MSVVTMKQLLEAGVHFGHQAKRWNPKMKKYIFTERNGIHVIDLHKSLKKIEDAYEEMRKIAEDGGKILFVGTKKQAQEAIKEQAERAGMYYVNSRWLGGMLTNFSTIKKRIERMKELERMDAEGILDTDYTKKEAAAFRKELSKLSKNLSGIRDMEKVPDAIYVVDVKMEELPVKEAHLLGIPVFAMIDTNVDPDLITYPIPANDDAIRSVKLITSIMANAIVEGNQGIENVEPQSEEVNVEEGSAE, encoded by the coding sequence ATGTCAGTTGTAACAATGAAACAATTATTAGAAGCTGGAGTTCACTTTGGACATCAAGCTAAAAGATGGAATCCAAAAATGAAGAAGTATATTTTCACAGAAAGAAATGGTATTCATGTAATTGATTTACACAAATCTTTAAAGAAAATAGAAGATGCTTATGAAGAAATGAGAAAAATAGCCGAAGATGGAGGAAAAATCCTATTTGTTGGAACTAAAAAACAAGCTCAAGAAGCTATCAAAGAACAAGCAGAAAGAGCTGGAATGTATTATGTAAATAGTAGATGGTTAGGTGGAATGCTAACAAACTTCTCTACAATTAAAAAGAGAATTGAAAGAATGAAAGAATTAGAAAGAATGGATGCAGAAGGAATTTTAGATACAGACTACACTAAAAAAGAAGCTGCTGCATTTAGAAAAGAACTATCTAAACTTTCTAAAAACTTATCTGGAATTAGAGATATGGAAAAAGTTCCAGATGCAATATATGTAGTAGATGTAAAGATGGAAGAATTACCAGTTAAAGAAGCTCATTTATTAGGTATTCCTGTATTTGCTATGATAGATACAAATGTGGATCCTGATTTAATAACTTATCCAATTCCTGCAAACGATGATGCTATAAGATCAGTAAAATTAATTACTTCTATTATGGCTAATGCAATAGTTGAAGGAAATCAAGGTATAGAAAATGTAGAACCTCAATCAGAAGAAGTTAATGTTGAAGAAGGTTCAGCAGAATAG
- the tsf gene encoding translation elongation factor Ts, with protein MATITAALVKELRERTGAGMLDCKKALEANDGNIEKAIDYLREKGITKAVKKAGRIAAEGLIFDEVTPDHKKAVILELNSETDFVAKNEEFKEFGKKLVKIALERNVHKLEELNEVQIDGDKKVSEALTDLIAKIGENMSLRRLAVVVSKDGFVQTYSHLGGKLGVIVEMSGEPTEKNLEKAKNIAMHVAAMDPKYLSEEEVTTADLEHEKEIARKQLEEEGKPANIIEKILIGKMHKFYEENCLVDQIYVRAENKETVKQYAGDIKVLSFERFKVGDGIEKREEDFAAEVAAQIKG; from the coding sequence ATGGCTACAATAACAGCTGCTTTAGTAAAAGAATTAAGAGAAAGAACAGGAGCTGGAATGCTTGATTGTAAAAAAGCATTGGAAGCTAATGATGGGAATATAGAAAAGGCAATAGATTATCTAAGAGAAAAAGGCATAACTAAAGCTGTAAAAAAAGCAGGAAGAATAGCTGCTGAAGGATTAATTTTTGATGAAGTTACTCCTGATCATAAAAAAGCAGTTATCTTAGAGCTTAATTCTGAAACTGACTTTGTTGCAAAAAATGAAGAATTTAAAGAATTTGGTAAAAAATTAGTAAAAATTGCTTTGGAAAGAAATGTACATAAATTAGAAGAATTAAATGAAGTTCAAATTGATGGTGATAAAAAAGTTTCTGAGGCTTTAACTGATTTAATTGCTAAAATCGGTGAAAATATGAGTTTAAGAAGACTAGCAGTTGTGGTTTCAAAAGATGGCTTTGTTCAAACTTATAGTCACTTAGGTGGAAAACTTGGAGTAATTGTTGAAATGTCTGGAGAACCAACAGAAAAGAACTTAGAAAAAGCTAAAAATATAGCAATGCATGTTGCAGCTATGGATCCTAAATATTTATCAGAAGAAGAAGTTACTACTGCTGACTTAGAACATGAAAAAGAAATTGCTAGAAAACAATTAGAAGAAGAAGGAAAACCTGCTAATATAATTGAAAAAATATTAATAGGAAAAATGCATAAATTCTATGAAGAAAATTGTTTAGTAGATCAAATCTATGTAAGAGCTGAAAACAAGGAAACTGTTAAACAATATGCAGGAGATATAAAAGTTCTATCATTTGAAAGATTTAAAGTTGGAGATGGAATAGAAAAAAGAGAAGAAGATTTCGCTGCAGAAGTTGCTGCTCAAATCAAAGGATAG
- the pyrH gene encoding UMP kinase, giving the protein MESPFYKKILLKLSGEALMGDQEFGISSDVIASYAKQIKEIVDLGVEISIVIGGGNIFRGLSGAAQGVDRVTADHMGMLATVINSLALQNSIEKLGVPTRVQTAIEMPKVAEPFIKRRAQRHLEKGRVVIFGAGTGNPYFTTDTAAALRAIEMETDVVIKATKVDGIYDKDPVKYPDAKKYETVTYNEVLAKDLKVMDATAISLCRENKLPIIVFNSLIEGNLKKVVMGEHIGTTVVAD; this is encoded by the coding sequence ATGGAAAGCCCTTTTTACAAGAAAATCTTATTGAAATTAAGTGGAGAAGCCTTAATGGGAGATCAAGAGTTTGGAATTTCATCTGATGTCATAGCTTCTTATGCAAAACAAATTAAAGAAATTGTTGACCTTGGAGTTGAAATTTCTATTGTTATAGGAGGTGGAAATATATTCAGAGGTCTTTCTGGAGCTGCGCAAGGAGTAGATAGAGTTACAGCAGATCATATGGGAATGCTTGCCACTGTTATAAACTCTTTGGCTCTACAAAATTCAATTGAGAAACTAGGAGTTCCCACTAGAGTACAAACTGCTATTGAAATGCCAAAAGTCGCAGAACCTTTTATAAAAAGAAGAGCTCAAAGGCATCTTGAAAAAGGTAGAGTAGTTATATTTGGAGCTGGAACTGGAAATCCATATTTCACAACAGACACAGCAGCAGCTTTAAGAGCTATTGAAATGGAAACTGATGTTGTTATAAAAGCTACAAAAGTTGATGGGATATATGATAAAGATCCTGTAAAATATCCTGATGCTAAAAAATATGAAACAGTTACATATAATGAAGTTTTAGCAAAAGATTTAAAAGTTATGGATGCCACTGCTATTTCACTTTGTAGAGAAAATAAATTGCCTATAATTGTATTTAATTCTTTAATTGAAGGTAACTTAAAGAAAGTTGTTATGGGTGAACATATTGGAACTACTGTTGTAGCAGATTAA
- the frr gene encoding ribosome recycling factor, with amino-acid sequence MSIASDKIVKECEEKMLKTIEAVKEKFTAIRAGRANVSMLDGVKVDNYGSEVPLNQIGTVSAPEARLLVIDPWDKSLISKIEKALLAANLGMTPNNDGRVIRLVLPELTAERRKEYVKLAKNEAENGKIAVRNIRKDINNRLKKLEKDKENPISEDELKKEETRVQTLTDKYVKEIDELLAKKEKEITTI; translated from the coding sequence ATGAGTATAGCTAGTGACAAAATTGTTAAAGAATGTGAAGAAAAAATGTTAAAAACTATTGAAGCAGTAAAAGAAAAATTTACAGCTATTAGAGCAGGTAGAGCAAATGTATCTATGCTTGATGGAGTAAAAGTAGATAACTATGGAAGTGAAGTTCCTTTAAATCAAATTGGTACTGTATCTGCACCAGAAGCAAGACTTTTAGTTATTGATCCTTGGGATAAATCATTAATCTCTAAGATTGAAAAAGCATTACTTGCAGCTAATTTAGGAATGACACCTAACAATGATGGTAGAGTTATAAGACTTGTTTTACCTGAACTTACTGCTGAAAGAAGAAAAGAATATGTTAAACTTGCTAAAAATGAAGCTGAAAATGGTAAAATTGCTGTTAGAAATATCAGAAAAGATATTAATAATCGTTTAAAGAAATTAGAAAAAGATAAAGAAAATCCTATTTCTGAAGATGAATTAAAGAAAGAAGAAACTCGTGTTCAAACTTTAACTGATAAATATGTTAAAGAAATTGATGAACTACTTGCTAAGAAAGAAAAAGAAATAACTACAATCTAA